Proteins encoded within one genomic window of Triticum aestivum cultivar Chinese Spring chromosome 2D, IWGSC CS RefSeq v2.1, whole genome shotgun sequence:
- the LOC123050068 gene encoding bZIP transcription factor 27, with amino-acid sequence MSWEEPGSPQLSLSGFSSLASISSTAAPPARLPSLSLSIGTGGEDQQLGVSSDDGHKSVRAMKNRESALRSRARKRAYTQELEKEVRRLVEDNLKLKRQCKQLQSEIAALTAQQASNKQSSPHRRTSSTQF; translated from the exons ATGTCGTGGGAGGAGCCCGGCAGCCCGCAGCTGAGCCTGAGCGGCTTCAGCTCCCTCGCCTCCATCTCCAGCACCGCCGCTCCGCCTGCCcgcctgccctccctctccctcagCATCGGCACCGGCGGCGAGGACCAGCAGCTGGGCGTCAGCAGCGACGACGGCCACAAGAGCGTCCGGGCGATGAAGAACAGGGAGTCGGCGCTGCGGTCCAGGGCCCGGAAGAGGGCCTACACGCAGGAGCTCGAGAAGGAGGTCCGCCGGCTCGTCGAGGACAACCTCAAGCTCAAGAGACAGTGCAAACAG CTTCAGTCGGAGATTGCTGCACTCACCGCCCAGCAGGCAAGCAACAAGCAGAGCAGCCCGCACAGGAGAACTTCGTCCACTCAGTTCTAG